Genomic segment of Desulfovermiculus halophilus DSM 18834:
TGCCAGCTCATGTTCTTGCCGGGGGAGTTTGTCCAGCACGTGCTGCTCCATGAGCTGTGCCACGTCCGGCATCCCAATCACGGCTCCGGATTTCAGGCCCTGCTGTCCAGGCTCTCGCCGCACAAGGCCAGGTACGAGCGGGCAATGAAGCATGTGCATCACACGGCCGTTCCCTGGTGGGCAAAGTTCTGAAAGGGCATTTCATACATATCCGCAAATCATCCTGTCGGCCGGTCAACAGGCACACTTTTATTCACAAGCACAAATGCTTGGTATGGAATGGGTTCTGGGGTAGGGGCCGCTGTCGGGCCCTTTAACTGCATTCGGTCAGAGCCTGATCAAACAAAAGCAAGTGCTTAGGATCCACCTGGCTGAAGTCGGCAATTCGATCGATGACCCCGCAGACGCGGATCCCGGAAAATGCTTCCACCGCCTGCATGTTTTCCGTGATCAATTGCCTGGGCATCCGGTCGGGACTGCAATCCACGAAGACAATCATGGCCGGCTTCAACCCCCTGCCGACCAAGGATTCCACAGACAAGAGGGTATGGTTGATGGTTCCGAGACCGGCCCGGGCCACGAGAATGGTTTCGGCTTGCATACGGCCAATCAGATCCACGCAGAGCAGGTCATCGGTTATTGGAACCAACAGGCCGCCCGCACCCTCGACGATCAACGGGCTGTAGGTTTGTTTTTTTTCTTCAACGATTGTTTCGATTTTTTTCATGTCGATGGACACCCCGGCAGACTTTGCCGCAGGCAAGGGAGCTTTAGGCTGCGGGAAGCAATAGGGCGACGATTCGGACGGATCTTTTGCCTTCAGCTGATCGATATGCCGGTAGATGAAAGAGGCGTCGCCGTCAGGATCCCCTGGGGATTGAACCCCGGTCTGGAAAGGCTTTAGATAAAAAGGATTCAGTCCCTTAGACAGGAAATAGTGCATCAAGAGGAGGCAGACTGCGGTTTTGCCAACCCCGGTGTCAGTGCCGGCCACGAACAGTCGCCTGGAATCACTGCAGGAACTCATGCTCGCATATCTCCTTTAGTTGTTCGACGAAAAATCGGATGTCCTTTTCATCGTGCATGGCCGTCATGCTCAAACGAAGAATTGCCCTGCCCTGGGGGACCGTTGGATAGCGGGCGGAAAAAACAAACATGCCTCTTTCCAGGAGACGTCTGGATATCCGATAGGTCTTTGTTTCCTCGCCGATTTCCACCGCGAGGATATGGGCGTCGCCGGCAACTTGAAATCCAGCCTCCGCCAAGCGGTCCCTCAAGTATCGACTGTTTTTTTGCAGCCGTTCGCGCCTGTCCTCGCTTTCTTCCACTATCTTCAGGATTTCCAGAGCCGAGGCAGCGTGGGCCGCGGGCAGAGATGTAGAATAAATCAACGGCGAGGCAAAGTTGAAGAGATATGATTTGAGGCCTTTGGGCATAAGGACAAAGGCACCGAAAAGGCCCATGGCTTTGCCCAGTGTTCCCGGAGCGATGTCTGCCGCGTCTTTGCCGATTCCCTGTCCTCCCGGTCCCAGAGCTCCGAAAGCATGGGCCTCGTCGATAACGGAGAGAAATCCATGCCTGGCTTTCAATCGCTTGAATTCCGCAACGTCCAAAATATCCCCGTCCATGCTGAAAAGAGACTCAGTAAGAACGGCGGTCGTGTCGCGCCCCGATTTTTCAAGCCGCTTTTCTAGGTGGGCAAGGTTGTTGTGCTTAAAACCCGAAAACTGGCATTGACCGGCTTTCAAACCGGTTACCGAGCTGGCATGGATATGCTTGTCGAAAAACACGCGGTCCTCCTGGTCGAAAAAGGTGGAGACCACAGCAAGATTGGCTTGGTACCCGCTGGGGAAAAAGACGCATTCGTCATATCCGAAATACTCGGCAAAGGCCGATTCGGCCTGGTGTATAACCTTGTGGTTGGCTGATACGAGCCGGGATGAAGACGCAGACGAGCCGAACTTCAAGAAATTTTGGGCCACTATTTCGTTGACCTTTTGCGAACTTCCCAGCCCGAGATAATCATTGGAGGACAAGTTCAGCACCTTTGCCCCGTCGACATATACGTGCTTGCCATTGCGGCCATCCAAGAGGGGCGGATCGCGGAACAGTCCCGCTTTGCGTTGACTCAGCAGACGCCGTTCGAATTTGTGCGCAAACATGTGAAGAGTTCCTTGTAATGATTTTTCAGTTTGTCCTCTTGAAAAACATGGTCGTAGTCCCGGGAAGCAAAGCAGAACATACCCTCGGCGAGGGTCGAATCTTGCGGGGACGTCATCCGAACTCGATAGGAAAAGGCTTTGTCCGATGCGGCCCGAAGCTCGGCCCACAGGAAATACCAGCCTTTTCCTGTGATTTGCGACAAAAAATCCAATCTGTTGATCTTGAGCAGGAATACGTGCAGGTTAAAGTCATGCATAAACCGTGCGTGCATGCCCCCCAGCTGGGCCATGGCCTCTATGACCCAGAAAAGGGGTACGTTGTTGGGCAGAAATACGGCGCCGTTTATGATGTTTTCATCAATGGTGCCGATTCGGTCCAGGAGAACAAACCCCCTGCAGTGGCTAGTTATGGTCACTTCCATGGAGCAACAACCAAGGCTGCGTTTTGTCCCCCGAACCCGAAGTTTTGAATGACGGCTTGGGCTGAAGAGGATTGGTGGTTTTGGGCAACAAATCGGACCTTATCCGAAATCGGCCGTTCGAGGTTGCGTATTGCAGGCAAGAGGCCGGTTTGCAAAAGACCGAGGAGAATGGCCAGCTCGACTGCACCACAGGCTGAGGCCAGGTGCCCGATCCAGGATTTGAGGGCGATCACGGAAGGAAGCGATTGGGCAAAGACTCGGGATATCAGGCTCGATTCCATGTCGTCGTTGAGCGGTGTTCCCGTGCCGTGAGCGCACACTGTGTCAATATCGGCCGGTGTCGTACCTGCGTCGTCCAGGGCCTTCCTGACCGCTTTTTCCGGCTGCTTGGCTTGGACGTCCGGAGCGGTCATGGCATGTCCGTCCAAGGAGCAGCCGTAGCCCAAAATTTCTCCCAAGATGTTTGCCTTTCTCTGTCTTGCATGATCCAGAGATTCCAAAAGAACGAATGCTCCTCCCTCGCCCGGCAGGAATCCGTCGCGTCTTTGGTCGAATATCGGATAGCAGTCGGGTGGAGCACTGGTTTCAACCCGAAGGGCCCGGGCTTTGGTATAGGCCAGGATGCCTCCCGGATTCAGGCGGGAATCACCGCCCCCGGCCAGGGCCAGGGCAAGGTATCCGTCCCGGACCTTGCGAAAAGCTTCCCCGATTGCCTGCAGCGATGCCGAGCAGGCCGTGCCCACAGTGAGGTTTTCCCCGTGGATTCCCCCAAGCTGGGCGATCATGGACGAGGCCGTATTGGGAAGGAAACGAAGCATCCACAGTGCCGGCAGTTCCTTTTCCGGCATGGCCTTGTTTTCGATCCTGGGTATTTCCCCACTGATATCCAGGTTTGGACCCGCCGCGCAGAATAATCCAGCCCGCGCTCGTTCTGAATGGTTCAGACACGATTGTCCAAGGACGTTGAGTGCCGTGGCCACTGCCAAGCTCGCACCTCTATTCAAGTAGCGCAGGTTCTTGTTCCTGCCTGTAGAGTTTTTGATCTCGAAATCACTCACCCCGGCAGCAGAGACCGAAGGATCGAACTCGGTCCGGGCAAAGAAAGTTCGGTCCTTCCGGATATTTTCGACAACCCGGTCTATGCAGGTTCCCAAGGGGGAAATCAGGTCCGCCGCGGTGACTACTACTCGATTTCCCATCTATATCTCCCGGTAGATATCCCCAACTGTTCTCCTGGGTGGAAGGTCAGGGGTTTGGTCCGGAAAACCCACGGTGATGAAGCATTTGAGCCTCAGCTCGTCCTGGGGAAGGACGTGGTCAAGGTCAGGAACAAAATGCAAGGGAGCTGTAAGAATGCAGGTTCCCAAGCCCAGAGAGTGGGCTTTCAGAATGAAGCCTTTGACAGCCAGTCCAAGGGAGATGTCCAGGTCTCTGTCCTTTTTCCGCCGGTCGTGGCTCACCTCCGCCGGGGACAAGTGCCTGGTCAATCCAGGGAGTCCGGCTATGGTTCCAGCGGCCATCAACACTGGAGCGTCAAACATGAAGACGCTATGGCGATAGAAGAAGTTGATTTTATTGCGGAGGCTTTTGAAACCTGGATACTTGGCAATGTGGGCCAGATACCTTTCCTTGGCTGCACCCATGGTTTGGTGCAGTCTTTGCCGGCTGTCGGATGATTTGAAACGGACAAAACGAACTGGCTGGCTGTTAGACGGCGACGGCGCGTGAAGGGCGCACTGGATCATTTCCTCCAGCAATTTTTCCGAAGGCATTTCTTCCCTATACTTTCGAATGCTTCGCCTGCTCTCCAGCAATTGTTCCACGTCCTTAGGGTCCATAGGCTCCCTTCCAATTCAGATAGGATGCCAGATCTCCGACTTTCAGAACCGGGCCACCCTCCAGATCAGAGATAATGTCCTTCACCCGTTGCCTGGAGAGAAACGGATATTTCTCCATCAGGAAAATCTCGGGGTTTTGATGAGTGGCTTCGACTTCGATGAGATGCTCGCGAAGTCTTCGCATAAAAAGATGGTCGTCGACTATTTCCGTCCCGGTTCGTTTGTTCAGCTCCACGGTCAGTTCCAGCAGATCGATGGACTCGGCACCCAGGTCCCTGATAAGATAGGTATCCTCTGTGATGGAGGATTCCTCGATATCCAGTATCTCGGTGATGGCTTCGGTGACCTCGGTCAGTAGGCTCATGCTGTTGCTCCGCACGTTGTGAGTGATTGTCCGGTTTCCGGCTTCTTTTCAGGTCTTCTTTGCAGTCAAGCCTCCGTCCAAGACAAGGTCGACAGCGTTGAAGCCAGAGGCTGTGTCGGATAGCAGAAAAAGTACGTTCTCGGCCACTTCCCGGCTGGTCAGGGCGCGTTTTGTCGGGATCTTGGCCAGAACATGCTCCTTGTTATTTCCAAGATACCGGCGGCCTCTGCCGGCATCTATATAGCCGGGCCGCAAGACAACTGCAGTGACTCCCCGGGAGCCCAGTTCCGTCCCCAGGTTTTTATACAGGGCCTCGGAAGCCAGTTTGGCCGCGGCATAAAAACCTTGACCGGGATTGGTCCGTGATGCCGCCGCAGAAGAAATGAACACGCATCTGCCTTTTTTTCTTTGCAGCATACCTCGTCCGATTCGTTTCAAGACCGAGGCCCGAAAAGCCACATTGGCCTGAAAAAAAGAATAAATATCCTGGGTGCGGGCTGAGCAGACGTAGCGTTCAAAGTCTTCCTGGGCGAAATCGACCAGAAAGTCCGGAGACTCGGCCGCTCCCCCTTCCAAATAAGCCAGTGTTTCCGGATCATTGAAATCAAGGAGGACTGTTTCGATGCTGTCTAGCTCCAGGATGAATTCGGTTTGGATCTTTTCCAGCCCGATCGAATCCCGATAGGACAGGATCGGCTTTATTCCCGATTCCAGCATGCATCGGGCAGCGGCCAGGGCCGCTTCCGAGCTCCCGCCCAGGATCAGGGCCGAATTCCCAGAAAAGGAAAGATTCATATGATCAGGACCCCTGTGGCCAAAACTTGGGATTGGGAATCAAGCAGCGTGCAGTGAACCCTGTTTTCGTCCGGCCGCATCTGAAAACGAAAGCGTCCCGGGACCGCGAAGCGCTTGAACTTGAATTTTTCAATGCCCTTCACTTCCGAGCAATACCCTGACTGTCGGGCAGCCTGGATAAAGCCCTGGATTATGAGACTGCCGGGTGTTACCGGAATGCCCGGGAAGTGATCGGCGTAGATCGGATCCTGGGGATTAAAGCACAACTGTCCGTCAACAATGGACCTGTCCCCGAATGTCTCTGATTCAAATTGCATGACGCGTAAGTCCCATTGCGGCTGTCATGTCCCGGTCGTGGCTGGCATCTCTGCCGCCGGTGGTCAGATAGTTGCCGACCATGATCCCGTTTGCTCCCGCTGCGAAGACGAGGGCTTGGAGGTCGCGAAAGGTGATCTCCCGTCCGCCGCAGATGCCGATATCCGCCTTCGGAAGGACCAAGCGAAAAAGCCCGATGCAGGCAAGGGCGACCTTGGGGGGGACCAGGGGACGGCTTTCCATCTTGGTTCCCTGTATGGGATGCAGAAAATTGATGGGGACCGAATCAACTTCAAGGTCTC
This window contains:
- a CDS encoding acyl carrier protein; the encoded protein is MSLLTEVTEAITEILDIEESSITEDTYLIRDLGAESIDLLELTVELNKRTGTEIVDDHLFMRRLREHLIEVEATHQNPEIFLMEKYPFLSRQRVKDIISDLEGGPVLKVGDLASYLNWKGAYGP
- a CDS encoding nitroreductase family protein: MDPKDVEQLLESRRSIRKYREEMPSEKLLEEMIQCALHAPSPSNSQPVRFVRFKSSDSRQRLHQTMGAAKERYLAHIAKYPGFKSLRNKINFFYRHSVFMFDAPVLMAAGTIAGLPGLTRHLSPAEVSHDRRKKDRDLDISLGLAVKGFILKAHSLGLGTCILTAPLHFVPDLDHVLPQDELRLKCFITVGFPDQTPDLPPRRTVGDIYREI
- a CDS encoding beta-ketoacyl-[acyl-carrier-protein] synthase family protein; amino-acid sequence: MGNRVVVTAADLISPLGTCIDRVVENIRKDRTFFARTEFDPSVSAAGVSDFEIKNSTGRNKNLRYLNRGASLAVATALNVLGQSCLNHSERARAGLFCAAGPNLDISGEIPRIENKAMPEKELPALWMLRFLPNTASSMIAQLGGIHGENLTVGTACSASLQAIGEAFRKVRDGYLALALAGGGDSRLNPGGILAYTKARALRVETSAPPDCYPIFDQRRDGFLPGEGGAFVLLESLDHARQRKANILGEILGYGCSLDGHAMTAPDVQAKQPEKAVRKALDDAGTTPADIDTVCAHGTGTPLNDDMESSLISRVFAQSLPSVIALKSWIGHLASACGAVELAILLGLLQTGLLPAIRNLERPISDKVRFVAQNHQSSSAQAVIQNFGFGGQNAALVVAPWK
- a CDS encoding SDR family NAD(P)-dependent oxidoreductase, which gives rise to MNLSFSGNSALILGGSSEAALAAARCMLESGIKPILSYRDSIGLEKIQTEFILELDSIETVLLDFNDPETLAYLEGGAAESPDFLVDFAQEDFERYVCSARTQDIYSFFQANVAFRASVLKRIGRGMLQRKKGRCVFISSAAASRTNPGQGFYAAAKLASEALYKNLGTELGSRGVTAVVLRPGYIDAGRGRRYLGNNKEHVLAKIPTKRALTSREVAENVLFLLSDTASGFNAVDLVLDGGLTAKKT
- the bioD gene encoding dethiobiotin synthase, coding for MSSCSDSRRLFVAGTDTGVGKTAVCLLLMHYFLSKGLNPFYLKPFQTGVQSPGDPDGDASFIYRHIDQLKAKDPSESSPYCFPQPKAPLPAAKSAGVSIDMKKIETIVEEKKQTYSPLIVEGAGGLLVPITDDLLCVDLIGRMQAETILVARAGLGTINHTLLSVESLVGRGLKPAMIVFVDCSPDRMPRQLITENMQAVEAFSGIRVCGVIDRIADFSQVDPKHLLLFDQALTECS
- a CDS encoding aminotransferase class I/II-fold pyridoxal phosphate-dependent enzyme, with amino-acid sequence MFAHKFERRLLSQRKAGLFRDPPLLDGRNGKHVYVDGAKVLNLSSNDYLGLGSSQKVNEIVAQNFLKFGSSASSSRLVSANHKVIHQAESAFAEYFGYDECVFFPSGYQANLAVVSTFFDQEDRVFFDKHIHASSVTGLKAGQCQFSGFKHNNLAHLEKRLEKSGRDTTAVLTESLFSMDGDILDVAEFKRLKARHGFLSVIDEAHAFGALGPGGQGIGKDAADIAPGTLGKAMGLFGAFVLMPKGLKSYLFNFASPLIYSTSLPAAHAASALEILKIVEESEDRRERLQKNSRYLRDRLAEAGFQVAGDAHILAVEIGEETKTYRISRRLLERGMFVFSARYPTVPQGRAILRLSMTAMHDEKDIRFFVEQLKEICEHEFLQ